One segment of Verrucomicrobiota bacterium DNA contains the following:
- a CDS encoding SLBB domain-containing protein — protein MFTFRTIHAIFSPMFVSRIYSRCPLILGFCTALTWAPLSGIAQGDAREVLKKGDVISLNVFGEDSLTKSILISAEGKAVIPLLGALDAAGKSTTEFAALIEAGLEQDFIRDAQVSVSILEKRKKQVNVLGSVRAAGSYEFEDTTKLNLRTSIEAAGGLDENANKEKIEVVRLVAGTTKTYMLDLDGSASFSIKDEDTIVVYGFGKMGFVAISGEVASPGVLEIPPNMKFDLLTAITTAGGFTDIADKSDVEVKREINGRTQTFTFNVRRESGSEFIVQDGDKIIVGERMF, from the coding sequence GTGTTTACCTTTCGAACAATCCACGCCATTTTCTCGCCGATGTTTGTCTCTAGAATCTACTCGCGATGCCCGTTGATACTGGGATTTTGCACTGCTCTGACGTGGGCACCTCTGTCTGGAATCGCTCAGGGTGATGCCAGGGAGGTCCTCAAGAAGGGTGATGTGATCTCCCTGAATGTTTTCGGAGAGGATTCGCTGACCAAAAGCATCCTCATCTCAGCCGAGGGAAAGGCTGTCATCCCTCTCCTGGGAGCCCTGGACGCGGCCGGGAAAAGCACGACCGAATTTGCGGCTCTCATCGAGGCAGGCCTGGAGCAAGACTTCATCCGCGATGCCCAAGTTTCTGTCAGCATCCTCGAGAAGAGAAAAAAGCAAGTCAATGTCCTTGGCAGTGTCAGAGCCGCTGGCAGTTATGAGTTCGAGGATACCACCAAACTCAATTTACGGACCTCGATCGAAGCGGCAGGAGGTCTGGACGAAAACGCCAATAAGGAAAAAATTGAAGTCGTGCGATTGGTGGCTGGAACAACCAAGACCTATATGCTCGACCTTGATGGAAGCGCTTCTTTTTCTATCAAAGACGAAGATACGATCGTGGTTTATGGCTTTGGGAAAATGGGCTTCGTCGCCATTTCGGGCGAGGTGGCGTCTCCGGGAGTCCTCGAAATCCCTCCCAATATGAAGTTTGATCTCCTAACAGCGATCACCACCGCTGGCGGGTTCACTGACATCGCTGACAAAAGCGACGTAGAGGTCAAGCGCGAAATCAATGGACGAACGCAGACCTTCACCTTCAACGTGCGCCGCGAATCTGGTTCCGAGTTTATCGTTCAGGATGGCGATAAAATCATTGTTGGTGAACGAATGTTCTAA
- a CDS encoding polysaccharide biosynthesis tyrosine autokinase — translation MDQDDIEAAHRDGRSRNLKDYYYLFLRRLWLLPVTLLAGLGVAYYVVSASPDEYTSVATIEVERQSNGGAEIGDSEELRMGGQSVISTVVQKLQMGDLFRSVAERPDVRSLDAIIPKSKNWTPWVEKEAESEEAASVEQVTSIVQQSIGVAARDATNLIDIVVTHSDPEAAQAIAIGLLSEYHRMQRDIAAGKTSDAVDYIKTETESIMEEVERARDALNTYKQLLTLKEDIRGVETSIAVLEKKYLPRWPELVEQVELLSILQRRFLEEYDRVLRRSPSEKEFWQGKESVELAGLEGNERIQFLLTLVEGRADILENNLANRQAFLNNRINISAEGEFAQDFETQEFAITNRPQLPTAPSGPDRLQMMTMGGVGGLALGAGLILLLGFLDSSVRRVDELESVSNLSVLGAIPSSKDADVRQLSDGEQRKKRADFAPALVTSHSQRAASLEAEAIRSLRVSLSYLGDMEDRKTFLVSSSNPGEGKSWVSANIAAAFALQGDKTVLVDMDLRRPVQHQMWGIGRDVKGISEFLSQGSKLSEVTHETEVENLSIIPSGAPTPNPAELLGVRKVQDFFKQLRDNYDRVIIDSAPIIVVSDSLHIARFAQTVVLVYFMGKTPIKALMRSIKILESNKTRPAGVIANRLPPTNNAGKYGYYYGYYGPGGQSDYYSQKMD, via the coding sequence ATGGATCAGGATGATATCGAGGCTGCCCACCGAGACGGCCGCTCCCGAAACCTAAAAGACTATTACTACCTTTTCCTTCGCAGGCTCTGGTTGTTGCCGGTCACCCTGCTCGCTGGGTTGGGTGTGGCTTATTACGTGGTTTCTGCTAGTCCTGACGAATACACCTCGGTCGCCACGATTGAGGTCGAACGACAAAGCAATGGAGGTGCTGAAATCGGAGACAGTGAGGAGCTTCGCATGGGGGGGCAGTCAGTCATATCGACTGTGGTGCAGAAGCTCCAGATGGGTGATTTATTTCGGTCAGTTGCGGAAAGGCCAGACGTTCGCTCGCTCGACGCGATCATACCGAAATCGAAAAATTGGACCCCGTGGGTCGAGAAAGAGGCAGAATCCGAAGAGGCGGCCAGTGTGGAACAAGTGACCTCCATCGTGCAGCAGTCAATCGGGGTTGCCGCACGTGACGCAACGAACCTCATTGATATTGTTGTCACCCATTCAGACCCAGAGGCGGCCCAAGCCATCGCGATTGGTTTGCTCAGCGAGTATCACCGGATGCAGAGAGATATCGCGGCCGGAAAGACCTCCGATGCGGTGGACTACATCAAAACCGAGACGGAGTCCATCATGGAAGAAGTGGAAAGGGCTCGTGATGCCTTAAATACCTACAAACAGCTGCTTACTTTGAAAGAGGATATCCGGGGGGTGGAGACTTCGATAGCGGTTCTTGAGAAGAAGTATCTCCCTCGTTGGCCTGAGCTTGTTGAGCAGGTGGAACTTCTTTCGATACTCCAGCGCCGCTTTTTGGAAGAATATGACCGAGTTCTCAGGCGTTCGCCGTCGGAGAAGGAATTTTGGCAAGGCAAAGAGTCGGTGGAATTGGCAGGCTTAGAGGGAAATGAGCGAATTCAATTTCTCTTGACCTTGGTCGAAGGACGAGCGGATATCCTGGAAAATAATTTGGCGAATCGCCAGGCCTTTCTCAATAATCGCATTAACATTTCGGCCGAAGGAGAGTTTGCTCAAGACTTTGAAACCCAAGAGTTCGCCATCACGAATCGCCCCCAACTCCCAACAGCTCCCTCGGGACCAGACCGCCTCCAAATGATGACAATGGGAGGGGTCGGAGGATTGGCTTTAGGAGCGGGCCTCATTCTTCTTCTCGGTTTCCTTGATTCTTCGGTGCGACGGGTGGACGAGCTAGAAAGTGTTTCGAATCTGTCTGTGTTGGGTGCCATACCCTCCTCGAAGGACGCCGATGTTCGGCAGCTTTCGGATGGAGAGCAAAGAAAGAAGCGAGCGGACTTTGCCCCTGCTTTGGTAACCTCCCATAGCCAACGGGCTGCCTCGCTGGAGGCAGAAGCGATCCGAAGCCTTCGCGTTTCTTTGTCCTACTTAGGAGATATGGAGGATCGGAAAACGTTTCTTGTTTCCAGTTCCAATCCGGGCGAGGGGAAAAGTTGGGTCTCGGCAAATATCGCGGCCGCTTTTGCTCTTCAGGGGGATAAGACAGTCCTCGTCGATATGGATTTGCGCCGTCCCGTGCAGCACCAAATGTGGGGGATCGGTCGAGACGTCAAGGGGATTTCGGAGTTCTTGAGTCAAGGATCGAAGCTTTCCGAGGTGACCCACGAGACAGAAGTAGAAAATCTTTCGATTATCCCCTCAGGAGCCCCGACGCCGAACCCAGCGGAGTTGCTTGGCGTCCGCAAGGTTCAGGATTTTTTCAAGCAGTTACGGGACAATTACGATCGGGTGATCATCGATTCGGCACCCATCATCGTGGTGTCTGATTCGCTGCACATTGCCCGATTTGCCCAAACGGTGGTTTTGGTTTATTTCATGGGGAAAACTCCGATCAAGGCACTCATGAGGTCAATAAAAATCCTCGAATCAAACAAGACTCGTCCAGCTGGCGTGATAGCCAATCGTCTCCCCCCCACCAACAATGCCGGGAAGTATGGTTATTACTATGGATACTATGGCCCAGGCGGACAGTCAGACTATTATTCCCAAAAGATGGATTGA
- a CDS encoding UDP-glucuronic acid decarboxylase family protein translates to MKRILITGGAGFLGSHLCDRLIEQGHEVLCLDNFFTGRKQNIAHHLGHPSFELIRHDVIDPFKAEVDQIYNLACPASPVHYQYNAIKTIKTSVVGAINCLGLAKRTKARAFLASTSEVYGDPDVHPQPESYKGSVNPIGIRSCYDEGKRCAETLYFDYHRQNGVDIRIVRIFNTYGPRMNPEDGRVVSNFIVQALKGEDLTIYGDGSQTRSFCYVADLVEGFLRLMNQEEVLGPINLGNPGEFTMIELAEAVLGKIGGKSKLTFLPLPSDDPKQRRPDIALAQKHLNWSPTVNLSNGLDRTIEHFRRVLGLS, encoded by the coding sequence CACTGGCGGGGCCGGATTTTTGGGATCCCACCTCTGTGATCGCCTGATCGAGCAGGGACACGAAGTCCTCTGTCTCGACAACTTCTTCACCGGACGGAAGCAAAACATCGCTCATCATCTCGGACACCCCAGCTTCGAACTCATTCGGCATGATGTCATTGATCCCTTCAAGGCCGAAGTGGACCAAATCTACAACCTGGCCTGCCCGGCTTCCCCGGTGCACTACCAATACAACGCCATCAAAACCATCAAAACCTCGGTGGTGGGGGCCATTAACTGTCTCGGCCTTGCCAAACGCACCAAAGCTCGAGCCTTCCTCGCCTCGACGTCCGAAGTCTACGGTGATCCGGATGTCCACCCCCAGCCCGAAAGCTACAAGGGCAGTGTCAACCCCATCGGCATCCGCTCCTGCTACGATGAAGGCAAGCGCTGCGCCGAAACCCTCTACTTCGACTACCACCGGCAAAATGGAGTCGACATCCGAATCGTGCGAATCTTCAACACCTACGGACCACGCATGAACCCGGAGGACGGCCGGGTCGTCTCCAACTTCATCGTCCAAGCTCTCAAAGGCGAAGACCTCACCATCTACGGAGATGGCTCCCAAACCCGGTCGTTTTGCTACGTGGCCGACTTGGTAGAAGGCTTCCTTCGCTTGATGAATCAAGAAGAAGTCCTCGGCCCCATCAACCTTGGCAACCCCGGCGAATTCACCATGATCGAACTGGCCGAAGCCGTCCTCGGAAAAATCGGCGGAAAATCCAAACTCACCTTCCTCCCCCTCCCCTCAGACGACCCCAAACAACGCCGCCCCGACATCGCTCTCGCCCAAAAGCATCTCAACTGGAGCCCTACGGTAAATCTTTCAAATGGCCTTGACCGAACAATCGAGCACTTCCGCAGAGTTCTCGGCCTGAGTTGA